In Mycteria americana isolate JAX WOST 10 ecotype Jacksonville Zoo and Gardens chromosome 4, USCA_MyAme_1.0, whole genome shotgun sequence, the genomic stretch GAAAAGCTCATTCTATTCCCCTCTTCAGACCGAGGCAACTTGAGAAGGGTGTAGAAGAAAAGGAGGTGCTGACGCACTGGAGCCAGGTGGGAGGGGAGCGGTGGTGTCCCTGCCTCTTGAACCGAACCTTGTGGAAGTGCTCTTGTCCAGGTTTGGGTCGTAAGGAGGTAACTCATGATGGCCCATGACACACAGGAGGCAGGGTCTGACCACAGCTGAATGGTCTTTTTGGAGGACGTGATGTGCATGGAGAGGCTGAGGGCTGTTTGCTCAacctggagaagaagaggaatGTGACTGCAAGTTGCATCATAAAATAATTGGTGGGAAGACAAAAACCTTCTCAGAGGTGCATGGTGGTACAACTAAGGCAAGCAGTGCATTTTGCAGGGTAAGATGGGAGCCCTGAGAAGGGAGGCAGGTCCATCTGACCTTCTCCAGAACTGCAGCGGTCCTCCCCTGTGCCCATGtccaccctccccagcccaggcagggagcaggaggtgggcTCTCATCTCGCCATCGCTGCTGGAGCTGCCTCAGGGGAACACGGGGTGTCCACACCAGCCCAAGCAACAACCTCTGAGGTgccagcagctttgctgagaCCCAGGCTCAAACACCTTCCACAGATATATCAGCTCAGCCTGATTGCAGGTCTTGGGTTTCAGTGGTGTTCCTCCTCCAGGGCTTGTTAATGCTTCTCTGGATGAAGGTGGTTTTGCTCCCTACAGCCGTTTTCTCACTGCTAACCCATTACTggcctccccctccctctccataTATATTTCTTCAAGAAGCTGAAACGATcatagcaaattatttttcaccCCTTTTACGCTGTTTCTAACCTGCTCCACCACCCCAGGACGTGCTGACTTTTTCCCTCCAGCCACACCAGCTCCCTGGCACCGCTGCCAACAAACCAGAGAGCCACCAGAGCCCTAAACACAGCGCAGGTGTAGgtcctaccccccccccccccaaaaaaaaaaaaaaaaaagcttgtttttattGCGTCGGTAATTGCATGCTCATTAAAACAGACGCAAACAAACCTGACTATTGAAGGTCATGGGCACACCTGTTACTGCGAGTGGCGGGGGGAGAATTTTTGACCTTCAGATGCCTTTGCTGCCCGTCCTGCCGGGACCACATGCCTGGGATGGTGCGTGTGCCAAGGCATTGCCTGGCTTTCGGGCTGTTTGCTGGAGCTCGCTCTGCCCGAGACCAGTGATTGATTTCCTTCTCGCATGGCACGGTGCCTAGGTATGTCTCCCAAAGGCCTTTGTTACTAGAGTGTTAACAATTAACCTACTCAGGCAGAAACAGAGACGGGCTTTCATAATCTAGGCTTAGTTAACCATTCATCTGCTtatctgaaagcaatttttcttctgtctaacTGGAAGGCATTCGCTAACTCATTTGGGTAAAGCAAGTGTGAAGACGCAGGAGTTATTTTACAGGTTATTATATTTACAATAGCATCTAGGGGTCCCCTGGAGCTGCAGACATGGTAGGAAACCACGGTAAGAGGTGGCCATGAAGACTTTACCCACCacagctggggaaaaggaaatttcaCCCCAGATTTTCTGCATCAGGCATAAAAACATTGCTGTCTCCAAGGCCACGGTTGGATAGGATGGGGAAGTCGTGCAATATGGAGATTGTGGGAAGCTGCACCATTGCATGAAGTCCTGGTATCCCTGGCCAGAGAGGAGGCTGGCTGTACTGATGAGACACGACACCCTTCCTAGGTAAGGTGCTGGCATGGAGATCCCTGCCAGGAAGGGTGCTTTGAATTGATCCAGGCAGACAAAGAAACCCTTTTCAGCTTTTGTTAACACAGTAATGCTGGGAAATGGGAAATTAGCTCAGTGTTTGTCCTGGAAGGgttcccttctcctccttggtgTCTGCAGAAAGTCCCTTCACTTGGGTTCCTGCTGTAACCACGTGGCTCTGGGGAACTGGAGCTCGGCAAAGGCTGAGTGTTGGCTCTCGGAGGTGGTGGCTGCTGTGATGGATGGACAGGTGGACGTCACTCAGGAGTGATTTGGGTAGAGCTGGTCCTCCTCGGGAGGTGGGACAGACCTGGTGTCTTCTTGAGAGCCTGGTGTGGATGAAGAACGAGGTGGTCCTGGTGCCTCCTCACCACTGCAGATGGGATGTAACATCTGAAAAGATAAAACGTCTGGAAAGGGCAGTGGCTGGCAGGTTGCTTAAAACTCCTGCTTTGATTTTCCACCTGTCTGGAGCCTCTCCACACCACCATGGGGCAGGGGAAGCCACTTTTGCCCCTCTGCCATGGCTCAGGGGTCTCTTCCAAGCCCAGCCGTGCTCGGAGATGACTTCTCCTTCTTTCTAACGGACGGACTTGAGAGTGAAACGCTGGTAAAGGCGAGCCAGTTCAGCTTCCCTCAGCCCCCCGTGTTCATGGACTGCCAGGCTCAGGATCCTTGTCTCTCCCATTGGGAATCACCCGTAAACCCAATTTTAGTTCATGTTGCCGTGGGAGGGAGGTGGTTATGAGATTTAAGGAGGAGAAATGTCCTGGGGAAGTTTTTAATCATGCACTCCTCCATACCTGGAAGGAGCAAAAAAGACCCTCCGGCTCTGTGCTGGAGCCTGGCAGCATTATTCCTTACCTTGCTGTGCTCAGAACTTGGTATCGCAGTTCACCTGAGGAATGACCCGGGTAAAACCTGACTGGGAACTGGAGCCGGCCAGAAGACACAGAAGTGAGAGCCATTGTTCTCAAAAAAAATGGCCCTTTTTGGCAAACAAAGCTGTACTGTCAGGGATCTGTTGGCACTTCTGGAATCTCCTTAATAACATATTTGTAATGCTTGTCCGTATGCTCGGTTTATCAGATCCCGGTTTACAGTAAACATAAGCTaataaccatttttttcaaaatattttcttggatgATTcccagttaaaaggaaaaaaaaaaaaaaaagaaaaaggtccaTTTTCAGAGCCTGTCCCTGTGGTGCAGCTTTGATCCCACATCCCGAGAAGGCAGCTGAAGCCGCCCCTGCTTTTGGGTTGCTGGCACTGAGCGGGAACGCCGGCTCAACATCCCAGTGGGCTCGGGACATGGCTCTAAGGAGAAGCCTGCTTGATGTGGAACCCACCGCCTGGGAGCCAGGAGGTCCCCAAGGGCAGAGAAAGGCTGGGATACTCTGCCGATGAAGACCAATGACAGAGATGCCACAGGGCTGAGCAGGCCCTCAGAAGTGTCCTGGGGGGCATTGCCACGTCTCTGTCCAGGCTGTGGCTCTCGCCGGGCTAAGGACACTTCCCTTCCCCACTTCTTgttgtgttggcttttttttttttttttggaaagatCAAACTTTCCGGTGACCTCATCCTGCCCTCAGAAAGTCAATGTAAATGTGCAAATGTCACTGTGGAATTTACCCAGAGAGGAAAAGGTAACGTGGATTTCTCCTCCGCCGGTTGAACGGGGCTGGGGAGGACTGCGTGGAGGCGATGCAGCCACTGCCTTTCCCTTGTCTGGAGCTGAGACCTTCCAGCACATCCCTCCTGTGGTGGCTGGTGTCCCATAAAAAAAGACATGGCCTATAAAGATCCCGAAGTCACTGAAAGACGGGTTGTTCCTACATTAGCAGAACAAAAAGTCTTCCCTTGACTAATAAAATCCAAAGGCACTGTGGGTTGACTGTGGCTTCAGACGGGCAGTCTCCATCCCTCCTCATCGCTCCGTAGCTCAGCCAAGTCTCCAGGTGCCCAGCAGGCACCTAGATTAATGCCCGGGCCTCGTGCACTCATGAACTGTTTATGGTGTTGTTCTCTGGAAAGTGCCTTTAGGGTTCAGTGGGGTCGTGAGCCTTTGAGTCCTGCTCAGTGCGTTGGAAGGAGACGTGTCCAAATGTCACACGCCGGATGCGTGACCAGACCTGGACACTTCTCTCTGCCGGTGGAGGTTTTGTTACTCATGAATGATAAATATTTACAAGTTTTGATTGTAGTGGGTCCCCACGCTGCACCGTGCGATGCTTGTGTGATATTGGTTTGCTGCTCGGCCTTTAGACCTCAACCAGTGTGTGTGACATGGAGACATCTCTGTTGGGGGACAAAGCTGCAAGCTGCAGGAAGGTCAAAATGTTCACCCAACGCTCATCACTTCGTATTGCTGGTGGTTCAGCAGGGCAGGTCCCCTGGGGACCCTCCTTGGGTGGGGTGAAGTGCAAGGGGATGGAGAAGGTCACACCACGAGGCACGTTCTCCTCTGCCTCGCAGCTGCCTTGTTCCCTGTCCATGACGGGGCACATCTGGCATGTCTCAGACCACGGAGGCTCCTTCACACCTGAACAGGAGTTCAGCTGGGATGGTGGCTTTCACCACAGCACCTCCTTAAATCACTTTTTCCCTCTGTGACCACCTCCCTACCTTGCTCTGCCCCAGAGGAGCTCTCCCAGCTCGCTGTAGATATCAGCTCTGTGTCCTCTCCCTTCGGCACAGCAGTTTGCCACATCGGTCTGCTAGCCCCATGACACTCGGGCCACATTTCAGACAGGGCAGCTTTCTATGAGAAGACCAGGACACCCGAAAAAGGGAGGCTACAGGCAGCGTGCCTGGCAGAAGCCTCCAGAAatgcagtttaataaaagcaaagtcGAGCAGCAGAGACCCTGCTttaacctttttaatttttcttttccattccattATTAGTGCAAACAGCAAGACCCCGTGAGACACCACATCGGAGCCGAGCTCCAGACCTAAGCTAGCTCTTCAGGGAAATAAACCCAGCTCTCCTGCTTTACTTGGGGAGGGCTGATTTAACATCCCTACCCCAAGAAGAGGGAAAACCCCACTGAAATGGGGATtttctccatctcccctccctgctggcCCTGCCTGAGCCCTCCCATCACTGAACCTCTCTCCAAAGGGCATCACTTTTGTTATCCCTCTTTTCTCCAGGGGGAAACCTGCACCTCCCACTGCCCCTCAATCCTGCTTTAGTCCCCACGCTGCCAGGATGTGGTTTCCCATCCTGGGAAACCTGGAACTGAGGGCtcctggggcaaaaaaaaaaaaaaaaataaaaaaaattaaaaagcagcctTTCTGGCCCATGGGGACCAAGCCAATGAACTCAGGAGGGTTGGGTGGACGCTGGTCAGCTAAGTGTCTATAGCGTCCAGGTGCCACTGACCCTGCTCCTCCAGGCTTGGTTCAGCTGTGCCTAGTCTGAAGGGACCAGAGGCATCTGCACAGATATGAGGCAGGACTCCAGGGAGAGCTGAGCCTTTctggaggggcactgggaggacacAAAGAACCCCCAGGGGCCTGGACACTCGTGCACCATTGACTGAATTGAACTGTGAGAGTCTTTCCCCAAATACAGAGACCTCGGGTTTCACTGCAATCACCCAAACTTTGCAATGcatcttctcccttccctcaggTAATGAGATCCTTAGCTGGTACGGGTTCAAATTCTCCATTATTCAATGaggcaaccaaaaaaaaattcgTTGTGggtctttttatttccttaaataagATTTTACACCTTTGTGGGGCTGATTGCATTACAGAGGATCAAGTTAACACCTCAGCGGAGGGAATGGGAATCGTGGGGAATGCAGTAACTTTCTGCAAGATCTCCATCTTCTGCTCCAGCTCAGTTCAAAGCTTCCCCAGCGCTCCTATTTTATGGGTACGCGCATCAGGGAAAACCCATGGGTTTCTGTAACCAAAGAAATTCTGCTGAGAGAAATAAATCCACGTTGGTTTTTCACCCCTAGTGCCGCTCCATGCTGGGGCATGACTGCAGGGGCTTTGTCACCCTCAGGGGGGTGGTGGGGCAGTGCAGACCAGGTCCACTACTGCTGGGTCCCCGAGTGCAAAAACAGCTTGATTTTCAGCTGGGACTTTCAAAAGGCCTTTTAGGAAGTTATAAATTGTCCCCACGTGAAACCTGTCTTAGCACCAGTAGCTCTGGACCTTGACTGCCCCAGCTGATAATAAATTCAGCACCAATGCAACGACGAGTATTTGGAGAATTTCCCCAAAACACAGATGTGAATAGGCCTGGGCGCCTATGAAGCCAGAGCTGAAATTGCGGGACTGGGGTTTGTGATGGTGATAGAGCTGAGGAAGAGCATCCAGACATGTGAGGACTGATCCCAATGTCTTCGACCAGGTCAAAGACAACTTTTAAAGCCATTATCTGCATGTTATGCACTGTCTCCACAGTTTTGGCAAATCCAAGGCACAGCCCTAGGTAAGAATAAAATGGAGTGGGGGaataaaggtttaaaataaaatttaggaTGACACCTGgacaaaagcatctttttaaaagCTCAAGTTCATGGGACAACACTCCCAAGGAAGAGATGGAAAGCGTGTTGCTTAAGCCCTGTTGAATCATCCCTAAGGGATGCGCTGGAGGGAGCAATAGCGTACGAGCCTACAGATGGACCAGGGCTGGAAACCTTCCATCCCCATGGCCACACAAACTTGTTCAAACCTGggaaaagtgacagaaataattCAAGCTTGGGAACTGCAAATAGTCATGTCCAACCGATGCTGTAGAGCTGTGCCCACTAAAACCCACGCAACCCCCTCCGCTGGGACCACCCAACCCTTGGACTGAGAGGCTTAAGAGCAGCTCTTCTGCATAGCAGTGAGTGGGATTTGGGGGACCAGTGCGCACTCCTCCAAGCATGGACTCCTCCTCCaaggggggctgggggtcacAGAGAGGAGGACAGCCCCATCGTCTGCTCCATACCGTATACTGAGACATGATAGCTTGTGTCCTTGCATCACCCACCCCAGAGATTTGCTCATCTCTGCACAATGCTGATCTGCAAAGGGTACGGTAGATAAAAGGCATCTCTTTAAcagtcctttccttttcctccttctcccagtgCCACTGACCTGTGCCTCCACCTCACCTCTGCGCTGCCATGGCCACGCTAGAGACGCTGCCCGTTCTTAGTGACCCAACCTACCCCAGCCCGGAGAACTTCCACAGTTTTGCTCCCCGACCATCCCAACCCACCTCCCAGAGCACCATGGGGAGCGTGGGCAGCGGAGTTGCCAACGACCAAGAGTTCGCCATGAAGAGCGTGGGGACCCGGACACAGAGCAGCAGCCGGCAGACAGAGGGGTCTCGCAACGGGTACTCCACACGGGAGATCTCCAACCGCTACTCCGGCGAGGAGAAAACATACAGGTCAGAGAAGGTCTCCAATTCCCTCTACATCAATGGCGACCTGCGCAAGAGCGAGAAGGTGAAGATGGACATCTGTGGGAACGTGACCACCAACAACGAGAAGAACATGCCGCCTCCTCCCCAATACCGAGAGCCCAGTAACCCACCAAAGATATTGCCAATCTCCGGCAAACTAGACCAGGTGAGAATCCCCACCTCCTGGAGCACTGTGATGACCGTGGCACATCTCTAAAAACACAGACCAGGAAGCCTTGGGCAACGGTGCAATCCTGACAGACAGATAGCCTAATTCCTACTATGTAGACGGCATCATTTTTATGTACAGATAATACAATTCTTATTACTTTTAGGGGGTTGACCAAAGGGGAATGTTAGTTCTTGAGGAACCCAAGAGCATGATCACTAGTCTTCCACAGCTAAGTTTCCAGCTCATTTAAGCCTGTATTTAAGTCACTGGCTATTCCAACCTACCCAAGATGCTATGCCTACCTCCCCAATTGATAGGGAGGGAGCTGGAGTCAGCTCTCATTTTGGTAGGTCCAGCATCTGAGTCCCACTCTTATGTTTTGTGCCATTTATAGGCAAACTCCTCACTGCCACCAAAAGGTGTTGCTTGAAAGCAGCTATGAGCATCTGTTCAAAATCCCAGTGCCCCGTATGTGAAACTCACTGCCCCAAGGTGTTGCTTGAAAGCAGCTATGAGCATCTGTTCAAAATCCCAGTGCCCCGTTCAAAATCCCAGTGCCCTGTacactggagcgtgtacagagaagggcaacgaagctggtgaagggtctggagcagaagtcttatgaggagcggctgagggagctgggactgtttagcctggagaaaaggaggctgaggggagacctcatcgctctcttcaactacctgaaaggagggggtagagaggtgggggtcggtctcttctcccaggtaacaagtgataggacaagaggaaatggcctcaagttgcgccaggggaggtttagactggatattaggaaatttttcttcacggagagggttatcaagcattggaacaggctgcccagggaagtggttgagtcgccatccctggaggtatttaaaggacgtttggatgaggtacttagagacatggtgtagtggtggtttttggcagtgttaggtttatggttggactcgatgatcttaaaggtcttttccaacctatatgattctgtgattctgtatgagGGACAAATTGACAAGGCTTGAAAATGACACCTGTAAGCGTAATCACCCATCCAAGCCCAGTCCTCATGGCTTATAACGGCTTTGGGGAGCAAACACCTCCCAGGCCTGGAGCAGCAGAGCCCCAGAGCCAGCAGTGTTTTATGtagcctgctgctctgctccagcgaCTGCCATAATTTGTGCCCTGGGACGCTGCCTTGTGCGGTATTATTTCTGCAGCGTTTGGTGGCCTTGTCTCCTGGGTCGTTAATCCACCAGCCCCTGTAGTCCATCTCAGTCCCACACGCCAGGCGCCAGGTTTTTGGCCTACAACCTTGCCTGCTCACCAGGGCTCATTCTGTTTCTGCTGGAAGGCATTTTCAAAACATCTTTGCTAATACAAAGCAGCTTCCTCTGGGTTAATTTTCACCTGAAACCCAGCCTGCAGTAGGGGAGACTCAATCTCATTTTGaggaaaattttgtttctgtaggtGCATTCACAGGGTGAAGAATGTGCaaagttttaaaatcctttccaaaTCCTTTACAGCTGTGGTCCATTCTCCCCCCAGCATTGCTTATGGCTGCAGGAAACACAAACGTTCAAATGAAGAGCAGCTTCAGCATGTTCCTTGCCCGGTGGAGCTGCTGGGGTCACAGCTCCTACCTATTCCTGTCCAAGCATAAGCAGGACATGATGTCCACACAGGGGAGAGATGACTGCTGGCAGGAGGGAAACGTGGTGCTCCTGGGTCAAAACAGCTGCTAATCCAAGGGTTCAATTCAGTTTTCAGCAAAAGGGAAAGGCACCCTCAATGCTACAAGTCCTTCAAAATATAATCTGCCAATATCAAAGAGTTGTTTTGATCAGGTCTGCTAGGCAGGTGGCAGCCCTTTCTTGCAAAGAGCACTAAGAGGACCCAAGCAGTATTTTAGGGAAAATTCACGCAGATTTGGGGTGagtcaagtatttttttttccagttggggaaagggaagagaaagtgtTGCCCTACGAGTGGCCACAGGTCCCTCATTTTAAATCCCAAATGGCCCAGGGTGTAATAAGGCTGAGAAATATTGAGCTAACCCAAGACGTCTTGGCTCCATCAGCCCCAGCCTGTGCCGATGTATCTCTTTTGTGTGTTGTTACCAAGCTTCCTGCTATGTTTGATGTGtggtcctttttccttttgcagagcAATGAGCCCTTAGTTAGACCCTCAGCCTTTAAACCAGTAGTTCCTAAAAACTTCCATTCCATGCAGAACCTCTGCCCACCGCAGAGCAACGGGGTGACAGAGAACAGAAAGAGCTTGAACCATGCCAACAGCAATAGCCCATCCGCACCCAAAAGTGGACTCGACAAGAGCAGCCTTAACAGGACTACAAACCAAGTGGGGGGCCTTTCGGATTCAGGCCGTAACTCGTTAACGAGCCTGCCCACATACGGGACAGGCTACAGCCAGCACGTGGGTCCAATGAGCGCCTCCACAAGCCACATCAACCGCATCGGTACAACCTACGTGGACAAGAACATTGTGGGATACAACGGGATATCTACCTCAGACAGCGGGCGGTCTTCGAGCAAGAGCACCTCTTCGTTCAACAGACTAAACCATCTCAATGAAACGATGCCTTTCCACTCACCTTCAACGGATGACATCATCCAAGACCTGGAAGATCGgctgtgggagaaggagcaggaggtcCTCCAGATGCGAAGGAACTTGGACAAAAGCGAGGCAGCCATCTTCCAAGTGTTtgaggagaagcagaagatcTGGGAGAGGGAAATGGAGGATCTGAGGCAAAACTATGCCAACAAATTGCAACAGGTCTCCAAAAAGGCGCAGCGGGCTCAGCAGGCCTTGCAGCTCCAAATCTTCAAGctccagcaagagaaaaaaaaactccaAGATGATATGGGACAACTCCTCCAGCAAcgagaggagctggagaagaaatTTGTGGCTTTCAAGAAGGAACAGGCTGAGTTTCTCCCAAAGATTGAAGAGACCAAGTGGGAGGTAAGAGCCTTGTTGTAACAGACCTTGAGTGAGGTTTTCACTGAGGGCTCTGATAGCCCAAAATACCTCCCATTTGCCCTAAGTGGACCCCACAGACAATGGCTATGGTTGGTGGCCTCCAGGTAACAGATGACACCTCTTCATTTGTCTTGAGCCCCAAGCCTgtagtttttaattaaactaaaatGAGCCCAATGTTTTTGTGCATGCTTCCTGTGCCAGTTAATAATTTGGCTTCACAGTCAGGTCACTCCAACATGTGACATTTGAATCCAGATTCAGTGAATACAGCTCTTTCCATACAGGTATTTGTGCCTACCAAAATTAGGTTTAAGTCTACTTTAATTAAATTCTTCTAACATCTGCGTTTGGGCAAACCTTGAAACCgcttttcaaatatttgattttttttttatttaagatataAAGCAAGTGAGCTAAGAATGATACTGATAGCCAAGTCTACCTCATGCTTTCCATTAGAACATGCTGTTTTCGGTTGCTAATAAGTTTATCTCTCTTAAAAGGCTGAAAGGCAAATTCCTCTTTCTAGTTCTCCTTTTGAGTCTTACGTATTTGTTTCTACTGTTTCtgtttttagaacattttatCAAAGTCTGTTTGTATAGCCAgtgctaacattttttttccagcttgatCATGTGAAGAATTTTAATCCTTCCATGGACTGGCTAGAAACTTTAAATTTATTAAgactgcagaagcaaaacataGCTCTAGAATCAAGAAGACCCTATTCTGCTAATCCTGATGGAAAGTCAATGAAGCTAGGATTAATTAGGCTCGAAATGTGCTATTTGCAGATATTCAACAGAACTTATTAGAGGCTTGCTGTAAAATCTCTGCAAGTTACATCCCAGAACAAGCAGGCTGCACTGTCCCACATGATGCCTCCTTTggccagctgctctgccctggtcTTCTGTGTCTTCCAACAAGTTAGGTCTGGAAAGTTCCCTGATTCTGCACCAGTAAAACTGCAGACGGGCTTTTGATTATTTGCTTCACTGCTATAGTTCTGTCTGCAACAGCTAACCCAATGATATCCATGTAAAGATAGGGACTCAGCTTGTGGATCAAGACACCTAAAATGTGTAGACACCTACACTAGTTGACTTCTTGATTTGCTCTCCAGGCTCCATGGACTGTACTGCCTAGATCTCCACAGCACCCAAGTAGAGGCCAAAATTTAAGTGTTTTAATCTGTAAGTTGATTCCTATCCAAGCTGTTCTTCATCATGTATTTCTCCGCCTTTTGGGAAGAGCTACCCCACGGAGAGAACTTTCAGTAAATTGTGCAGTTTTTTTAGCTAGGCAGTAACTACGCCACTTTAACTACAGCTAAACCAGCGTGATACAGTTCTGCATCTGCTGCAGACAAGTGCTGGTGTGGATGTGGGTACTCACAGAGTTAGGTCTGCATGGGGAACCACCATGGCTGTCAGCGCCAGGGAAAGCTGCTACCAGTGACTGGGTACGTCTCCCAGCTCTTCAGCCATTTGTAGTGAGCGCTGGACTGTCCCCATAGCTGAGCTTCAAGGTCTCGCTCAACATTATGCACCAAGGAAGTCCTCTATAGCAGAGAAAGGTGGAGGTTGCAACGAAGGCAGTAGAGAGGAGAGTTTGTCTGAGGAGCATTGACCCAATtggagcagagcagcaagggACCTTGCAGGcactgcaggaaggaggaaaggccaAGCATTTCATGTGTGACAAGAGACAGGAGCTTCAGGATGGGACACCCCGGTCTGGAGGTGGCTACCAAGTCTATTTTTAATTATGCCTATCCTCTCTGACCACTGATGGTTCCTCGACGCCGCCCCCCAGCCCAGACTCCTGCCAGCATAGGTAGGGACTGTTTGTCTTTGCAATTGTCCACAGTGGACAGATCAGATCTGCCAGTGCAGAGCTCTGAAAACCACGGAGTTCATGGGAAAATGAGGGTTTAGTCATTTTTATGGTTCATTTCCAACACCCATAACTATTAATGCAACTGTCACCTTTGGTGGACTATGCAAGTGCAGAGGAGCGTCATATTGAATGGTGACACCTACGTAATGCAAATACACACGGCAGCAAGGGTGTTTCTACTGGGCTTGTGTACCCTACCACATGGGTGAGACCTGAGCCAGTCACGATGAAACCTGAAACTCCAGTGCCCAAGGACAGTGCGTGGTAGTTCTATTACGGCAAGGG encodes the following:
- the LZTS3 gene encoding leucine zipper putative tumor suppressor 3 isoform X1 is translated as MATLETLPVLSDPTYPSPENFHSFAPRPSQPTSQSTMGSVGSGVANDQEFAMKSVGTRTQSSSRQTEGSRNGYSTREISNRYSGEEKTYRSEKVSNSLYINGDLRKSEKVKMDICGNVTTNNEKNMPPPPQYREPSNPPKILPISGKLDQSNEPLVRPSAFKPVVPKNFHSMQNLCPPQSNGVTENRKSLNHANSNSPSAPKSGLDKSSLNRTTNQVGGLSDSGRNSLTSLPTYGTGYSQHVGPMSASTSHINRIGTTYVDKNIVGYNGISTSDSGRSSSKSTSSFNRLNHLNETMPFHSPSTDDIIQDLEDRLWEKEQEVLQMRRNLDKSEAAIFQVFEEKQKIWEREMEDLRQNYANKLQQVSKKAQRAQQALQLQIFKLQQEKKKLQDDMGQLLQQREELEKKFVAFKKEQAEFLPKIEETKWEVCQKAGEISLLKQQLKDSQADVSQKLNEIVGLRTQLKEGKNFLREKEEQILTLKDSYSSKSVNLEICESELQRKMSEVQVLREKLNHCELEVSGLKRTLASMGPPGPFGGDLGEKLRDPLACESDEAKMQRQSEDSVNTLRKEVERLQMELKLERQQREQQVMDFEEERRTWQEEKEKVIKYQKQLQLNYVEMYQKNQLLEHKVNEMNTKATSPPHTEEKKPWTPSRLERIESTEI
- the LZTS3 gene encoding leucine zipper putative tumor suppressor 3 isoform X2 → MATLETLPVLSDPTYPSPENFHSFAPRPSQPTSQSTMGSVGSGVANDQEFAMKSVGTRTQSSSRQTEGSRNGYSTREISNRYSGEEKTYRSEKVSNSLYINGDLRKSEKVKMDICGNVTTNNEKNMPPPPQYREPSNPPKILPISGKLDQNLCPPQSNGVTENRKSLNHANSNSPSAPKSGLDKSSLNRTTNQVGGLSDSGRNSLTSLPTYGTGYSQHVGPMSASTSHINRIGTTYVDKNIVGYNGISTSDSGRSSSKSTSSFNRLNHLNETMPFHSPSTDDIIQDLEDRLWEKEQEVLQMRRNLDKSEAAIFQVFEEKQKIWEREMEDLRQNYANKLQQVSKKAQRAQQALQLQIFKLQQEKKKLQDDMGQLLQQREELEKKFVAFKKEQAEFLPKIEETKWEVCQKAGEISLLKQQLKDSQADVSQKLNEIVGLRTQLKEGKNFLREKEEQILTLKDSYSSKSVNLEICESELQRKMSEVQVLREKLNHCELEVSGLKRTLASMGPPGPFGGDLGEKLRDPLACESDEAKMQRQSEDSVNTLRKEVERLQMELKLERQQREQQVMDFEEERRTWQEEKEKVIKYQKQLQLNYVEMYQKNQLLEHKVNEMNTKATSPPHTEEKKPWTPSRLERIESTEI